The following are from one region of the Desulfovibrio legallii genome:
- the infA gene encoding translation initiation factor IF-1, whose product MAKEGAIEVDGVVQEALPNAMFRVQLENGYEVLAHISGKMRKFYIRILPGDRVKVELSPYDLTRGRITYRMK is encoded by the coding sequence ATGGCTAAGGAAGGGGCTATTGAAGTTGACGGCGTGGTGCAGGAAGCGCTGCCCAACGCCATGTTCCGCGTGCAGCTGGAAAACGGTTATGAAGTGCTGGCCCATATTTCCGGCAAAATGCGTAAATTTTACATCCGCATCCTGCCCGGCGACCGTGTGAAGGTGGAGCTTTCGCCCTACGACCTCACGCGCGGACGCATCACGTACCGTATGAAGTAG